One Acetobacterium sp. KB-1 DNA segment encodes these proteins:
- a CDS encoding recombinase family protein, with translation MAENREIKTITKRKGISHHQLKRVCAYIRVSTGHDLQLNSLENQEQYFKRLITSHPDYEFCGIYSDAGVSGVKNDRPAFNAMMEAVRNQGIDLIITKSISRFARNTMFLLETIRELKQLNVGVIFEENHINTLNAEGELMLTVLGSLAEAERKSVSQNIKWSIQKNYQAGKTLHSPDRVFGYTTDKNRNPVIKPNEADIVRLIFKRYLSGISGYQIAKDFNEEKVPIEFKRVWTSERILRVISNEKYMGDCLLQKSFVDEKGNLKRNKGQKNKYYVRDCFPPIIDQVDWLKAQELRKTRSKKTYPFTGRFICPYCHQTLIRVTGYEKQIFWICKTYLQQGKSVCKGVRIKEKILKELMEDQNLLSTEIQIIVEEQCYGKNHHTKTKKDFSLRPVNKEQ, from the coding sequence ATGGCTGAAAATCGAGAAATCAAAACGATCACTAAAAGAAAGGGGATTTCACATCATCAACTCAAACGGGTCTGTGCCTATATTCGGGTATCAACTGGTCACGATCTGCAACTAAATTCACTGGAGAACCAGGAACAGTATTTTAAGCGTCTAATCACGTCACATCCGGATTATGAGTTTTGTGGCATCTATTCAGATGCTGGGGTATCCGGTGTTAAGAATGATCGCCCTGCTTTTAATGCCATGATGGAGGCGGTAAGAAATCAGGGAATTGATTTAATCATTACAAAAAGCATTTCTCGATTTGCCAGAAATACCATGTTTTTACTTGAAACAATCCGGGAATTAAAACAGTTAAACGTTGGTGTGATTTTTGAAGAAAACCATATTAATACCCTTAATGCTGAAGGGGAGTTAATGTTAACAGTTCTTGGGTCTCTTGCTGAAGCAGAACGAAAATCAGTAAGCCAGAACATCAAATGGTCCATTCAAAAGAACTACCAGGCAGGAAAGACGTTACACAGTCCGGACCGTGTCTTTGGCTACACGACCGATAAGAATCGGAATCCTGTGATAAAGCCCAACGAAGCTGATATTGTCAGATTAATTTTTAAGCGCTATCTGTCGGGAATCTCTGGTTATCAGATTGCAAAAGATTTTAATGAAGAAAAAGTACCGATTGAATTTAAAAGGGTTTGGACCTCGGAAAGAATCCTTCGGGTGATTTCGAATGAAAAGTATATGGGGGATTGCCTTCTTCAAAAATCGTTTGTTGATGAGAAAGGAAACCTGAAAAGGAATAAAGGACAAAAAAATAAATATTATGTGCGTGATTGTTTCCCGCCTATTATCGATCAGGTAGACTGGTTAAAAGCTCAGGAATTAAGAAAAACTCGTTCAAAAAAGACCTACCCATTTACAGGTAGGTTCATTTGCCCATACTGTCACCAGACCCTGATTCGCGTCACGGGTTATGAGAAACAAATCTTTTGGATTTGTAAAACCTATTTGCAACAAGGAAAATCGGTTTGTAAGGGCGTTCGGATAAAGGAAAAGATTCTAAAAGAATTGATGGAAGACCAAAATTTATTAAGTACTGAAATACAGATAATTGTAGAGGAGCAGTGTTATGGAAAAAACCATCACACAAAAACTAAGAAAGATTTTTCGCTTAGACCCGTCAACAAAGAGCAATGA
- a CDS encoding recombinase family protein — MPQIVEDEAMTIRLIYKLFLEGHTPSSIAKQLMSLNILSPTKRQKWPVSTVISILKNEKYKGDAILQKRYTTDFLTKKTKTNEGEVPQYYVENSHPAIIPPETFGLVQEEFARRKSKGGYTACQSCFSSRIICGDCGSAYGSKVWHAGSKYQHTVWQCNNKFKEKDKCSTPHLYDETIKKIFVEVMNHLIKNKAEIFENYRLMIEKLTDCQNLEEELKKVDEECSSIEMMVDAFVSENTRVAMDQEEYQRRYNTYAESYDKLRNRHMALTEEIRKREAQKNQIHDFLGILEKRDQLLTEFDETLWRRTILEMVVLSKDEVNFRFKDGAEIKWPMKGI; from the coding sequence TTGCCGCAGATAGTTGAAGATGAAGCAATGACAATTCGACTTATTTATAAGCTCTTTCTGGAAGGTCACACGCCATCATCCATTGCCAAACAGTTGATGTCATTAAACATTTTAAGCCCAACGAAAAGACAAAAATGGCCGGTGTCAACGGTGATCAGCATTCTTAAAAACGAAAAATACAAGGGCGATGCAATACTGCAAAAACGCTACACGACGGACTTCTTGACTAAAAAAACAAAAACAAATGAAGGGGAAGTTCCTCAATATTATGTTGAAAACAGTCACCCAGCCATCATTCCACCAGAAACCTTTGGCCTGGTGCAGGAAGAGTTTGCGAGAAGAAAATCAAAAGGCGGATATACAGCTTGTCAAAGTTGTTTCTCCAGCCGGATTATTTGCGGCGATTGTGGTAGTGCCTATGGTAGCAAAGTCTGGCATGCGGGCAGCAAATATCAGCATACTGTCTGGCAGTGTAATAACAAGTTTAAGGAAAAAGACAAATGCAGCACACCGCACTTATATGATGAAACCATTAAAAAAATATTCGTGGAAGTCATGAATCACCTTATTAAAAATAAAGCAGAGATTTTTGAGAATTACCGCCTTATGATTGAGAAGCTAACAGATTGTCAGAATTTAGAGGAAGAACTGAAGAAAGTCGATGAGGAATGCAGCTCCATTGAAATGATGGTTGATGCCTTTGTCAGTGAAAACACCCGGGTAGCGATGGACCAGGAGGAATACCAGCGCCGGTACAACACCTATGCTGAGAGCTATGATAAACTTCGCAATCGCCATATGGCCTTAACCGAAGAAATCAGAAAACGGGAGGCCCAGAAGAATCAGATTCATGACTTTCTGGGTATTCTTGAAAAACGCGACCAGCTACTCACAGAGTTTGATGAAACCCTCTGGCGTCGGACTATTTTAGAGATGGTTGTTCTCTCCAAGGATGAAGTCAACTTTCGGTTTAAAGATGGAGCGGAGATAAAATGGCCAATGAAAGGAATATGA
- a CDS encoding LysR substrate-binding domain-containing protein — translation MSASYLVIDKYLPKITSSFKKNHPNIKIEYYPKLPGEAISEVVHMKSDICLTFSIDKNCSDLPKGIKYKLLCKEKIYLRMLKKHPLAEKPYLTYKDLNKSKLIVLGVRAAFRSMTYSRRRAHPVPLLLQKNPMQS, via the coding sequence ATTTCCGCTTCGTATCTGGTGATAGATAAATACTTACCTAAAATCACTTCATCATTTAAGAAGAATCATCCAAACATCAAGATAGAATATTATCCCAAACTGCCAGGAGAGGCCATTTCTGAAGTGGTCCATATGAAAAGTGATATTTGTCTTACGTTTTCTATAGATAAAAATTGCAGTGATTTACCCAAAGGGATCAAATACAAATTACTTTGCAAAGAAAAAATATATTTGAGGATGTTAAAAAAACACCCCCTAGCTGAAAAACCGTATCTAACATATAAAGACCTGAATAAATCAAAATTAATTGTTCTCGGGGTAAGGGCGGCATTTCGTTCGATGACTTATTCGAGAAGAAGAGCTCACCCCGTTCCTCTTCTCCTGCAAAAAAATCCGATGCAATCATAA
- a CDS encoding methyltetrahydrofolate cobalamin methyltransferase produces MIIIGEKINGTIPVVKEAIEKRDATFIADRAIKQTEAGAHFIDICASTAPEYEIETLKWLIEVVQDATDTPLCIDSPNPRVIESVFKYANKPGMLNSISEEGDKCEILLPLMEGNSWEVVGLTCDNNGIPCDVQTKVDITKIMVEKAAKYGVTPDRIHIDPCVMALSTENNSLLNFAQEIREIKELYPTIHVTGAISNISFGLPVRSLLNKTCMAFAIQAGMDSAVMDPLNRDMMGTIYATYALLGQDKHCRKYSKAFRAGQIGTLTK; encoded by the coding sequence ATGATTATTATTGGAGAAAAAATAAATGGAACAATACCGGTTGTAAAGGAAGCGATTGAAAAAAGAGATGCTACATTTATAGCTGATCGGGCGATTAAACAAACTGAAGCAGGTGCTCATTTCATTGACATATGTGCCAGTACAGCGCCAGAATATGAAATTGAGACCTTAAAATGGCTTATCGAAGTGGTTCAGGACGCTACCGATACTCCCCTATGTATCGACAGCCCTAATCCTCGCGTCATTGAATCGGTATTTAAATATGCTAACAAACCGGGTATGCTTAATTCTATTTCTGAAGAAGGCGACAAATGTGAAATTTTGCTTCCACTTATGGAAGGCAATTCTTGGGAAGTAGTCGGTTTAACCTGTGACAATAATGGGATACCATGTGACGTTCAGACAAAAGTTGATATCACAAAAATCATGGTTGAAAAAGCTGCAAAATACGGCGTTACTCCGGATCGAATCCATATTGATCCATGTGTAATGGCCTTATCAACAGAAAATAACTCCCTGCTGAATTTTGCGCAGGAAATCCGAGAGATTAAAGAACTATATCCAACGATTCACGTCACAGGCGCCATTAGCAATATTTCTTTCGGTCTACCTGTGCGGTCATTGCTCAATAAAACATGTATGGCATTTGCTATTCAAGCAGGCATGGATTCTGCAGTAATGGATCCGCTGAACCGGGATATGATGGGAACAATATACGCAACTTATGCTCTTTTAGGACAGGATAAGCATTGTAGAAAGTACAGTAAAGCATTTCGAGCAGGTCAAATCGGTACGCTGACAAAGTAA
- a CDS encoding B12-binding domain-containing protein — protein sequence MLDLKLLTQSLGDLEEDQVMDQLKEFAKTNPSEAEALEAVAACQGGMSIVGELFENGDYFVGDLIFAGELLTEAINVLKPALGGGASTVIGTILLGTVHGDLHDIGKNIFRSMAEAAGFEVIDIGIDVEVEVFVQKAKEIKPQIIGMSGVLTLAIDSMKDTVDALKEAGVDAKIIIGGNPVTKEACAFVGADRFTTNAAEGVKICQEWL from the coding sequence ATGTTAGATTTAAAACTATTAACACAGTCTTTGGGAGATTTGGAAGAAGACCAGGTAATGGACCAATTAAAAGAATTTGCAAAGACTAATCCGAGTGAAGCAGAAGCACTCGAAGCGGTTGCAGCATGTCAGGGAGGGATGTCAATTGTTGGGGAACTTTTTGAAAATGGAGATTATTTTGTTGGTGATTTGATTTTTGCCGGTGAATTATTGACTGAAGCCATTAATGTTTTAAAACCAGCTCTTGGCGGTGGTGCTTCTACTGTGATTGGAACCATTTTATTGGGAACTGTACACGGAGATTTACATGATATTGGAAAAAATATCTTCAGAAGCATGGCAGAAGCAGCGGGTTTTGAAGTTATTGATATCGGGATTGATGTTGAAGTTGAAGTTTTCGTTCAAAAAGCAAAAGAAATTAAACCACAGATTATTGGAATGAGTGGTGTTTTGACTTTGGCTATCGATTCCATGAAAGACACAGTGGATGCTCTTAAAGAAGCGGGAGTAGATGCCAAAATTATTATTGGTGGAAATCCGGTGACAAAAGAAGCGTGCGCTTTCGTTGGCGCAGATCGTTTCACAACAAATGCTGCGGAAGGTGTCAAAATTTGCCAGGAATGGTTATAA
- a CDS encoding uroporphyrinogen decarboxylase family protein, with the protein MNKLKLKGNKMELSQETQKKNQLFENLYDGKMPERVPVFVNADNAFCLEYAGFGLLSEQYSMEKNIEAFNKATEDFNSDVCFGAMIRIPHLYKILGARNFVPGSDGFIQHPEIETLREDEYDEFIADPYKTIWEKVMPRLYSEIEKGGFVSHKAVTKAFFTFYATMSQMGSACAEISNKHGKSTYTTASTSCAVPYDMLSDHLRSFSECSKDIRRRPEKVMAACEAILPMAVKASILPNSNRYNRTFNPLHMGPYMREKDFQRFYWPTFKAYVEALDEAGVGVNIFMEQDWTRYLDYLNELPKGCLMFFEYGDPKVIKEKVGKRHIISGLYPMSILKTETEQVCIDKAKEIMDILAPGGNYMFGFDKGILRLKDVNVNNLKAVLNFAQEYGKY; encoded by the coding sequence ATGAATAAGTTGAAATTGAAAGGAAATAAAATGGAATTAAGTCAAGAAACCCAAAAAAAGAATCAGTTGTTTGAGAATTTATATGATGGAAAAATGCCGGAAAGGGTTCCAGTGTTCGTTAATGCAGACAATGCTTTTTGCTTGGAATATGCCGGATTTGGTCTTTTAAGTGAACAATATAGCATGGAAAAAAATATTGAAGCGTTTAACAAAGCAACAGAGGATTTTAATTCAGATGTTTGTTTTGGCGCAATGATAAGAATTCCGCATCTTTACAAAATACTCGGTGCAAGAAATTTTGTGCCTGGTTCAGATGGTTTTATTCAGCATCCAGAGATTGAAACCCTTAGAGAAGATGAATATGATGAATTTATTGCTGATCCTTATAAAACCATTTGGGAAAAAGTTATGCCTAGATTGTATTCAGAAATCGAAAAAGGTGGGTTTGTCAGTCATAAAGCAGTCACAAAAGCTTTTTTCACTTTCTATGCGACGATGAGTCAAATGGGGAGTGCCTGTGCTGAGATTTCAAATAAGCATGGTAAGTCTACCTATACTACGGCAAGTACATCATGCGCAGTTCCTTATGACATGTTGTCAGACCATTTGCGTTCGTTCAGTGAGTGTAGCAAGGATATTAGAAGACGACCTGAAAAAGTGATGGCAGCTTGTGAGGCGATTCTGCCAATGGCGGTTAAAGCTAGTATTTTGCCTAACTCAAATCGATATAACCGTACCTTCAATCCGCTGCACATGGGCCCTTACATGCGAGAAAAAGATTTTCAACGATTTTACTGGCCAACATTCAAAGCTTATGTGGAGGCTTTAGATGAAGCTGGTGTGGGTGTCAATATTTTTATGGAACAAGATTGGACACGCTATCTGGATTATCTGAATGAGTTACCTAAAGGATGTCTGATGTTTTTTGAATATGGTGATCCGAAGGTAATTAAAGAAAAGGTCGGGAAACGACATATCATCAGTGGTCTTTACCCAATGAGCATCCTTAAAACTGAAACCGAACAGGTGTGCATTGACAAAGCGAAAGAAATAATGGACATTCTGGCACCGGGGGGGAATTATATGTTCGGCTTTGACAAAGGAATACTTCGTCTCAAGGATGTCAATGTCAATAATTTAAAAGCTGTTTTAAATTTTGCCCAGGAATATGGGAAATATTAG
- a CDS encoding MFS transporter, giving the protein MKKRKIKVAILSISSLLMISMTASAILADIQAYFVGVDPSLISMVLTIPALMGLVFAFASGPLSLRLPKKNLVIFGLVCGLIGGMVALLFGSTSIYVLLGCSLLLGVAQGMNATMSMALIAEYFVAEESGAMMGLQSAFVNGGSMVLLFTSGMLAGIQWQMSYLVYLVFIPAIVIVMKNLPMDHPKVHDEEKQTEKSAKLNVRVYFTAVIMFLFGAFLFVFQTNIALYIFSNGFGDASTAGIINTTMSAAGMLTGILFGRMQSILKKLIIPVSLLVGGLGMLLIFVIGSLPALFIGAMCCGFCMATINPAGTFLAANAVHSSISSLAIAIVTASASVGIFVSPILSNAVANACGGDITIKFLMAAIGLLGTALLAWVGNVIIDKNQSGV; this is encoded by the coding sequence TTGAAAAAGAGAAAAATTAAAGTTGCGATTCTGTCAATATCGTCATTATTGATGATATCAATGACCGCTTCAGCGATTCTGGCCGATATTCAGGCCTATTTTGTAGGTGTGGATCCGTCGCTGATTTCAATGGTTTTGACCATACCGGCCTTGATGGGACTTGTTTTTGCCTTTGCATCCGGCCCGTTATCACTACGGTTGCCTAAAAAAAATCTGGTTATTTTTGGGCTGGTTTGTGGATTGATCGGAGGCATGGTTGCCCTGCTTTTCGGTTCAACCAGCATCTATGTGTTGCTCGGCTGCAGTTTATTGCTGGGGGTTGCCCAAGGGATGAATGCGACTATGTCGATGGCACTGATTGCTGAGTATTTTGTAGCTGAGGAAAGCGGAGCCATGATGGGGTTGCAGTCGGCCTTTGTTAATGGGGGAAGCATGGTGCTGCTCTTTACCTCTGGGATGCTGGCCGGTATCCAGTGGCAGATGTCTTATCTGGTTTATCTTGTTTTCATCCCGGCAATTGTGATCGTTATGAAAAACCTGCCAATGGATCACCCAAAGGTACATGATGAAGAAAAACAAACGGAAAAAAGCGCTAAACTCAATGTCAGGGTTTATTTTACCGCAGTGATTATGTTTTTATTTGGGGCTTTCCTGTTTGTTTTCCAGACTAATATTGCTTTGTATATTTTTAGTAATGGCTTTGGTGATGCCTCAACCGCCGGAATCATCAATACCACAATGTCGGCAGCTGGGATGCTCACCGGTATTTTGTTTGGTCGAATGCAAAGTATTCTCAAAAAACTGATTATTCCGGTATCATTATTGGTGGGTGGTTTGGGGATGCTGCTCATTTTCGTAATTGGCTCGCTGCCAGCACTGTTTATCGGTGCCATGTGCTGCGGTTTCTGTATGGCAACCATTAACCCGGCGGGGACCTTTCTAGCAGCCAATGCCGTCCATTCTTCCATCAGTTCATTGGCTATTGCCATTGTTACCGCATCGGCAAGTGTTGGGATTTTTGTCTCGCCAATTCTTTCAAACGCCGTGGCGAATGCCTGCGGGGGAGATATAACCATCAAATTTTTAATGGCAGCGATCGGACTGCTTGGAACTGCCTTATTAGCCTGGGTTGGTAATGTGATAATAGATAAAAACCAAAGTGGAGTCTGA
- a CDS encoding uroporphyrinogen decarboxylase, which translates to MKGKEMELNQETLKKNELFENLFDGKMPERVPVFVSGDNAFCLEYAGFDLLKEQYSIEKNIEAIDITTRNFNSDLCFGSLIRIPHLYKILGAKNFVPGTDGFIQHPEINALNEDEYDEFIKDPYKTLWDKVLPRLYTELGKGGFAAQKATTKAFFAFYATMGQMGTASAEIANKYGKTIYTMASTACAVPYDSLADQLRSFTGISKDIRRIPEKVEAACEALLPLSIKAGIIPNSNRYNRTFIPLHMGPYMREKDFLRFYWPTFKAFVEALDAAGVGVNIFVEQDWMRYLDYLNELPKGCFFLFEYGDPKIIKEKVGKKHIISGLYPLGILKTESEQRCIDKAKELIDVLAPDGNYMFSLDKSLLRLKDVNVNNLKAVLNFVQEYGKY; encoded by the coding sequence ATGAAAGGAAAAGAGATGGAATTAAATCAAGAAACTTTAAAAAAGAATGAACTTTTCGAAAATTTATTTGATGGGAAAATGCCTGAAAGAGTACCAGTCTTTGTTTCAGGAGATAATGCATTTTGTCTGGAGTATGCAGGTTTTGATTTATTAAAAGAGCAATACAGCATTGAAAAAAATATTGAGGCTATTGATATTACCACGCGTAATTTCAATTCAGATCTCTGTTTTGGATCGCTGATAAGAATACCACATTTGTATAAAATATTGGGAGCCAAAAATTTTGTACCTGGTACTGATGGATTTATTCAGCATCCAGAAATTAATGCTTTAAATGAAGATGAGTATGATGAATTTATTAAGGACCCATACAAAACGTTATGGGATAAGGTCTTACCAAGGCTTTACACTGAACTGGGAAAAGGCGGCTTTGCGGCACAGAAAGCTACAACAAAAGCGTTTTTTGCATTTTACGCTACCATGGGTCAAATGGGGACTGCTTCTGCTGAAATTGCTAATAAATACGGAAAAACAATCTATACCATGGCTTCCACTGCTTGCGCAGTCCCATATGATTCTTTAGCTGATCAACTTCGCTCTTTCACCGGGATAAGTAAAGATATCAGAAGAATTCCTGAAAAAGTAGAAGCGGCATGTGAAGCATTGTTGCCACTTTCAATCAAGGCTGGCATTATTCCAAACTCAAACCGCTACAATCGCACGTTTATCCCGTTACACATGGGACCTTATATGCGTGAAAAAGATTTTTTGCGTTTTTACTGGCCAACTTTTAAAGCGTTTGTTGAGGCCCTGGATGCTGCCGGGGTAGGCGTCAATATTTTCGTTGAGCAAGATTGGATGCGGTATCTGGATTATCTTAATGAATTACCTAAAGGGTGCTTCTTTTTATTTGAATATGGTGATCCTAAAATTATAAAAGAAAAAGTCGGCAAAAAGCATATTATCAGTGGCCTTTATCCGCTTGGGATACTTAAAACAGAGAGTGAGCAGAGATGCATTGATAAAGCAAAAGAATTAATTGATGTTTTAGCTCCTGACGGAAATTACATGTTTAGTTTGGATAAAAGTTTACTTCGCTTGAAAGATGTCAATGTCAATAATTTAAAAGCAGTTTTAAACTTTGTACAGGAATATGGTAAATATTAG
- a CDS encoding TetR/AcrR family transcriptional regulator encodes MYNVSTKQKIYETAKLLFIEEGYAVGSRKIANEAGVNQGLITYYFQNKKNIAMMVLKESFEIIATHIKYFVDPKKDILLFLLIFSKVVSTPSINSSGYIRFVIEISKENLIEESVRFGNNQTEYYRRLVKEIMPPNGKCLDMNISIFLGIVFGIQRNLILRLVEDVDFSQEELFDIFFGAFLWALNLDYTDGEILQLRQKVDEITAVLYKNYPDLKKPEIYLFQEKKLKNL; translated from the coding sequence ATGTATAATGTAAGTACTAAACAAAAAATTTATGAAACAGCTAAACTACTGTTTATTGAAGAAGGTTATGCCGTTGGTAGCAGAAAAATCGCCAATGAAGCTGGTGTCAATCAGGGTCTGATCACCTATTATTTTCAAAACAAAAAAAATATTGCAATGATGGTTTTAAAAGAAAGTTTTGAAATAATCGCAACACATATAAAATACTTTGTAGATCCTAAGAAAGATATTTTACTCTTTTTGCTGATATTTTCAAAAGTTGTCTCAACCCCTTCTATCAATTCAAGCGGCTATATTCGCTTCGTTATTGAGATCTCAAAAGAAAATTTAATTGAAGAATCGGTTCGATTTGGTAATAATCAAACCGAGTATTACCGAAGACTTGTGAAAGAAATTATGCCACCAAATGGCAAATGTTTGGATATGAATATATCAATTTTCCTTGGCATTGTTTTTGGCATCCAACGAAATTTAATATTACGATTGGTCGAAGATGTTGATTTTTCCCAAGAAGAGCTATTTGATATATTCTTTGGCGCTTTTCTCTGGGCTCTAAACCTGGATTATACTGATGGAGAGATACTTCAGTTGAGACAAAAAGTAGATGAAATTACTGCAGTTCTTTATAAAAATTACCCCGATCTTAAAAAACCCGAAATTTATCTGTTTCAAGAGAAGAAACTTAAAAACCTTTAA
- a CDS encoding nitronate monooxygenase has product MMAKETDIHENAKKAIIESQDMDTVITGTCTGEPCRQLKNKLSDRMLKLEAEYSYQVAAEKLKEIAISSLRAADIEGDIEENGAVMVGQVTALINQKKPTLNIINETLEGCKESIKRMNEFIFNN; this is encoded by the coding sequence ATGATGGCAAAAGAGACTGATATTCACGAAAATGCGAAGAAGGCGATTATTGAATCACAAGATATGGATACAGTTATTACAGGAACATGTACTGGAGAACCTTGTCGTCAGTTGAAAAATAAATTGTCAGATAGGATGTTAAAACTGGAGGCTGAGTATTCTTATCAGGTAGCTGCTGAAAAATTGAAAGAGATTGCAATAAGTTCTTTGCGGGCAGCCGATATTGAGGGGGATATTGAAGAGAACGGTGCCGTAATGGTAGGTCAAGTTACAGCATTAATTAATCAAAAGAAACCCACATTGAATATTATAAATGAAACTTTGGAAGGCTGTAAGGAAAGTATCAAAAGAATGAACGAATTTATTTTTAACAATTAA
- the istB gene encoding IS21-like element helper ATPase IstB, with protein MLDKEIFECCRKLRLSRNLAELAQTTEGSSHQEYLHQLLSDELHYRELTRTQKLVTSAGFYGIHTFEGYRFDEITLPSDLTPEGLKSLAFIHEKKNLILYGGTGTGKTMLSTALGVAACRQGIPVKFFRTAALVNKLSEAKVAGTLTAFLKKLNKAEVIILDEYGYVPLDRTGAQLLFEIISDCYERRSIILNTNLEFSRWVNVLYDEQMTAAMLDRLLHHCHLLMFPGPSNRMRESSINELYRSISDNQLKK; from the coding sequence ATGCTCGACAAAGAAATCTTTGAATGCTGCCGGAAACTGCGTCTGAGTCGCAATCTGGCCGAGTTGGCGCAAACCACCGAAGGCAGCAGTCACCAGGAATATCTGCATCAGTTGCTTAGTGATGAACTCCATTACCGGGAACTCACCCGCACCCAAAAGTTGGTTACCAGCGCCGGTTTCTATGGGATTCACACCTTTGAAGGATATCGCTTTGATGAAATCACCCTGCCTTCGGATCTGACTCCAGAAGGCCTGAAATCCCTGGCCTTTATCCACGAAAAGAAGAATCTGATTCTCTATGGTGGCACCGGAACCGGCAAAACTATGCTATCAACCGCACTCGGCGTTGCCGCCTGTCGACAGGGAATCCCGGTTAAATTCTTTCGAACGGCCGCCCTGGTGAATAAACTGTCGGAAGCCAAAGTAGCCGGTACCCTGACCGCTTTTCTGAAAAAACTGAATAAAGCCGAAGTGATTATTCTGGATGAATATGGTTATGTCCCACTGGACCGAACGGGAGCACAGCTCCTGTTCGAAATCATATCCGATTGTTATGAACGTCGGTCTATCATTCTTAATACCAACCTTGAATTTTCCCGATGGGTCAATGTGCTCTATGATGAACAGATGACGGCTGCCATGCTGGATCGGCTCCTTCATCACTGCCACCTGCTCATGTTTCCGGGACCCAGTAACCGGATGCGGGAATCCAGCATCAATGAATTATATCGCTCAATATCGGACAATCAATTGAAAAAATAA